From the Alphaproteobacteria bacterium genome, the window TGCGCAAACGTTTCCCGCCCTGCCGGGTTCTGGTGCTGGCTGGCCCCGGCAATAATGGCGGTGATGGCTTCGTGGCGGCTCGCTATTTGCGCCATTGGGGTTGGCCGGTGCGGGTGGCGCTTCTGGGCGACGCCAGGGCGTTGAGGGGGGATGCCGCCCTGAACCTTGAGCGCTGGGAAGGCGAGACCGAACCCTTGGCCCTGTCTTGCCTGGAAGGGGCCGATCTGGCGATCGACGCCTTGTTCGGAGCCGGTTTGACCCGCCCGCTGGAAGGCGTGGCACGACAAGTGATCGAGGCGCTGGCGGTTCCCGTGGTGGCGGTCGATATCCCAAGCGGGATTTCTGGCGATGACGGCCAAGTGCTGGGCGCGGCGCCCAAAGCCTGCCTGACGGTTACCTTTTTTAGGAAAAAGCCCGGCCACTGTCTGATGCCAGGGCGGGGATTGTGCGGCCATATCGTCGTGGCGGATATCGGCATTCCCGATGCCGTGCTGGACGTTATCAAGCCGCAAGCCTTTGAGAATGGGCCGGAACTTTGGAATATGCCCCGCTTGGCCGCCGATGCGCACAAATATGCGCGGGGTCACGCCTTGATCCTGGGCGGCGAGATGACCGGGGCGGCGCGCTTGGCCGCTGGCGCGGCGCGCCGGATCGGGGCGGGGATGGTCACTTTGGCCGTGCCGCAAAAGCTGATGCCCATCTATGCCAGCGCCTGTGCGCCGGGCGTGGTGCTCAAGCCTTGCGATAAGCCGGACGATTTGGCGGCCCTTCTGGAGCCTGGAAAAATTTCGGCGGCGCTGGCCGGACCCGGCCTGGGTGTGGGCAAGACCACGCGTTCGATGGTTGCCCAATTGCTTGAAGCCGGATTGCCGCTGGTTCTCGACGCCGATGCGCTGACCACTTTCGAAGGCAGGCAGGACGACCTGTTTGACAACCTGCACCACCCGGCCTTGCTGACCCCGCATGAGGGTGAATTCAAGCGTTTGTTCGAACGATCCAGCGACAAGCTAGCCTCGGCCCGTCAGGCCGCCCGCCATGCCGGGGCCACGGTGCTGCTGAAGGGGGCCGATACGGTGATCGCTTCGCCCGATGGGCGCGCCGTCATCGAAACCCAGGCGCCGCCCTGGCTAGCCACCGCCGGATCGGGCGATGTGCTGGCGGGGATTGCCGTGGGGTTGATGGCCCAGGGAATGCCACCGTTCCAGGCAGGCCAAGCCGCCGCTTGGCTGCACGGCCAAACCGGACTCAGGGCAGGCGAGGGGCTGGTGGCCGAGGATTTGATCGGCGAATTGGGCAAATGAATAAGGCCGGGGGTTGCCCCCCGGCCTTTTCAATACTTGTCGGTTCTGCTCAGCCGCGGATGCTGCGCAGGAAGCCGTCGACCTTCGAACTCATC encodes:
- a CDS encoding NAD(P)H-hydrate dehydratase; protein product: MQFSNQALLGIAEMSKADSLAAEGGVPSSRLMEAAGWAVAMNVRKRFPPCRVLVLAGPGNNGGDGFVAARYLRHWGWPVRVALLGDARALRGDAALNLERWEGETEPLALSCLEGADLAIDALFGAGLTRPLEGVARQVIEALAVPVVAVDIPSGISGDDGQVLGAAPKACLTVTFFRKKPGHCLMPGRGLCGHIVVADIGIPDAVLDVIKPQAFENGPELWNMPRLAADAHKYARGHALILGGEMTGAARLAAGAARRIGAGMVTLAVPQKLMPIYASACAPGVVLKPCDKPDDLAALLEPGKISAALAGPGLGVGKTTRSMVAQLLEAGLPLVLDADALTTFEGRQDDLFDNLHHPALLTPHEGEFKRLFERSSDKLASARQAARHAGATVLLKGADTVIASPDGRAVIETQAPPWLATAGSGDVLAGIAVGLMAQGMPPFQAGQAAAWLHGQTGLRAGEGLVAEDLIGELGK